The region CACGGGGCAAAAGTTCAAAACTGGAGTCACTCCATTAATATTCCTCTCTGAATCTGTTATTAGAGGAAGGATCTTTCCCCTGGATACAGTCCCGAACTTTGTTATAGAAAAGTCACCCTCGATTTCTCTCCGTGCGGGGCTGGGAGCTGTCTGCAGCTCTCTCACATGTATTAATCCATCCAGgggcggggggtgcagggggaggaggaaacaacctcttttttgttgttgctttactCGTTTGTTTAAAGTCCTGCCGagctgaggggaggggaggggagctgggaggggacccgAAAAGCAAACCAGAGCTTCGCACCTGGGGCGCTGAAATTAGGAGATGAAGTGCAGAGGAATCCAGCGAAGCCGTGCATGcgtttggggaggaggagggggggtcccgggggtgatGGAggcgggtgtgtgtgtgtatgtgtctgtgttcAAAGTTTGCCCGTTGAAAGGGctgaaaactttggaaaagttCTCAGGAGACACATGCCCAGGGCCCTCCAACCCCACCGGGAGGACGCTGCTGTCCCCGCCGCTCCGCTGCCTCtgccgcggccgggggggggTCGCCGGGGGCTCGCCGgtgccccgggcagccccggcggagcggagccgctggccccgggcccccccggctggGGGTCGCTCCTCCGGGCCGCCGCTTTGCTCCGCAGCCAGTTTTGCTGCGCTGGGTAAAACTGGGGTCGGCTTGGATGGGGCGGGCGGTGGGAGGCGgggatgtatttatttatataataataataaaacaccGGGAAGTATTTACATTTAAATCTCTGGCCGGCCAGGAAGCCtctctgccccctctcccagcccgACGGGGGTTTAGGGACGTGCAGTGCCAGatcccagccccgggctcccttTGTCTTGCAGATCTCTGCCCCAGCGAGGGAGACAGCGATGCAGACAGCAAAGATGATCCCTTGCTAGAAGCCAACGAGTCGGGCAAAATCAGCACGACCACCGCCCCCACCCCAGCGCCGGCCAGCTCCGCCGCGGCCGTGGGAGACGACCCCCGGGAGAAGGGGAGCAGCCCCTCCAAAAGCCACTTCTTTCCCGGGGACTCGGCGGGGAGCCGGAGCCGAGAGAGGACGGAGAAAGCCCCTCCGGActcccggcacagcccggctACTATCTCTTCCAGCACCCGGGGGGGAAGCCTGAGCGGCGAGGAACTGAAAAGCCCCCTCAGGGATGGCCCCAAAGTAGATGAGAACCGGCTGCTGGGTAAAGAGCCCTTCGCCCCCCTCACGGTCCAGACCGACAGCACGGCCCACCTGAGCCAGGGACACTTGCAGAACCTCggcttcccccctgccctggccggcCAGCAGTTCTTCAACCCGCTGGGGAACGGGCACCCGCTGCTGCTGCACCCCGGGCAGTTCGCCATGGGGGGGGCTTTCTCCGGCATGGCCGCGGGTATGGGTCCCCTGCTCGCCACCGTCTCCGGGGCATCCGCCGGTGTCTCGGGACTGGACAACACGGTCATGGCCACGGCGGCGGCCCAGGGACTCTCGGGAGCATCGGCGGCTGCTTTGCCTTTCCATCTGCAGCAGCACGTCCTGGCTTCTCAGGTACCGCatcccccccgcgctgcccctccggggcaggggggctccgtcccgggggaagggggggagcagcggggcacCCCCTTTAGCTTCCCCGctgagggttccccccccccggctctctcGGGGCAGGCGCCGGGTTTGGGGGAAAGTCGGAGGTGGGAAAGACCCAGGgtggggggggattgggggtggCCCGGCTTGAACTCCCGGAGTCCTTCCCCCCGCCTCGCTGTCCTCTAGTTCCTGTGCTCCCTGGGACACTGTCCCGGGGCCAGGCCTCTGCCCCCCgcccggggggctcggcggcTCCCGCGGGGCAGCCCCAACTCGCAGCTCGGCGGTGCGGGGCGCGCCGCAGCCtggggagcggagccgccgccgggggcgggggggggaagcctggggctgccctgcgggGTGGCGGCCGTACCTGCGGGGACAGAGCGGTTGTCCCGGCGAAAGAAAAGCTCCCCGAggaggaggggagtgggggagAGACACCACGGCCCTTATCTCATCTCGCCCCCCTTGGGCCACGACCCCCTTcgggggaggggggccggggggtggggaCCGTGCAGGACAGAGCCTCGGCAGGGGCTGCCTCGGGGGGTCCGGGTGGTTTTGGCCTCGGCGCTGGGAGGACGGGTCTTCGCCCCCTCccgtgggcagcagcagctcggCCGCTGTCAGCTCTCCCACTGGCGTGTGCGTGGGGAGGTGCTGGCGTGGGGGTGCCGTGGAGCAtcgcccggggggggggggggaggatgcgCAGGGCGGTAACCcttgcctttctctctcctcccctgccgcAGGGCCTGGCCATGTCTCCCTTCGGAAGCCTCTTCCCCTACCCCTACACCtacatggcggcggcggccgccgcctccaGCGCCGCCTCCAGCTCGGTGCACCGGCACCCCTTCCTCAACGCCGTGCGGCCGCGGCTCCGCTACAGCCCCTACCCGCTGCCCGTCCCCCTGCCCGACGGCAGCAGCCTCCTCACCACCGCCCTGCCCGGCCTGGCCGCCGGCTCCGGCGAGGGCAAAGCGGGGGGGCTGACCACCAGCCCCGGTTCCGTGCCCCTGGACTCCGCCTCGGACCTCACCAGCCGCTCGTCCACCCTCTCCTCCGGCTCcgtctccctctcccccaaactGGGCGCAGACAAGGAGGCGGCCACCAGCGAACTGCAAAACATCCAGCGCCTGGTCAGTGGGCTCGACCCCAAGCAGGACAGATCCCGCAGCGGCTCCCCGTAACCCCCCGGCCTCCGGGAGCTCATTTCAAATCAGTCTCGCAGTGCACTTTGTTTGAAAGAAACCACATCCTCCACCCgcgagttgttttttttttaacccccctctttcattttgggttttcttcccctttctactttttttaatataaaatcccCCGGCGTTGTGTGTGCGTTTATCAGCAAGAAGGTATCTGGCGAAGCAGGGGGGTGAGGGTAGGGAGAGGGTCGGGGATGGGGGAGCGGAGCCGAGGTGGGAGAGCTGGGTCGGAGGCTGCTCGCAGGGAGCAGGCTGGCCCGGCTGGGTCACCGGCGGGCTTGTGGcatcctcctttctttctttttttttttttttttaactgtgtaaaagaaaaaaaaaaaaaaacagaaaaaaaggaaaaaaacacctaagagcaaaaataaaacaaaaaaatcaaacaagcttatgaataaaaatcaagtaagagaaatgattttttctttccgAAAGAAAAGTGTGTAAGTAACTCGCATATTGGTTCTTCAACAGTTGTTTCCTGGGTGGGTTGTTAACGGCAACCCCCTTAGTCAATATTAAGGGAAGCtgtgtgtttaaaatattattgtgaTGTCTGAGAGCCAGTCGGTGGCTTTTTTTGCATGTTCCATAGTAgtctgcttttttttgggggggtatttttttatttcggtggggttttgttgtttttttttaatgctcgtTTCaaatcccagggaaaaaaaattattattaataataataaaaacaaaaatacgACCCTCGTCCCTCTACCTTAAACATCCTCCCTGTAGCAACAACAATAAGAAGTGtagttggaaagaaaaaaaaaagtgaatttattttaTCTAAAAACCTCTGTAGCTTGACTGTAGGTTTATCACAGCTTTCCCTCTTTAATTGTATATGCAATAACAAGGTTTAAACatactgagaagaagaaaagagcgGACActattattaaaacaaagtatttatgtaattatttgATAACTCTTGTAAATACGTGGAATATGAATACTCgaaattaaactttaatttattGACATTGTACATATCTCTGTAAATACGACtgcagctgtcttttttttttttccttctgtttttatttttagtcgTTTTCATTTCAAGTTTGTAATTCCTTCAAACATACACCCCGACCCAGAGGAGAAATACCCCCGTTTCTGAGGGCTCACTGTTTAAATCGGAGTTCACCCCAGAAAACCTGACCTCGTCCTTTCGTAAAGGAGCCGAatgcaaaaggcaaagcagaaacaaacacaATTAATCAAagacctgtaaaaaaaaaaaaaaaaagagagagaaagcaatgtGCCATGATAGCTTCTAACCCTCGATTTCTTCAGTGTTCCAAGTGCTACTTTCCGTATAAAatgtcaacaacaacaaaattatatACGTTAATACACGACAACAGGCTTCTCCAGTggcttgagagaaaaaaaaaaagatgaagattctaggattttctttacttttgtattattttttccccatttccttggtgtgtcaaaaaaaccaaccccacgaCGGAGTTTTACTACTGTGCTTATTGTTGTCTTTGTTTGAGTGAGTGCATATTTTCTTGGCTTGAAAGTCAGGTGCTCAGAGCtggttcaaaggaaaaaaaaaaatgaaggtataTTTTGTGTTATATAAATGTTGCGaagttcttgatttttttttctgtaattttttttttcccttttaaaagtcactgaagtttcaataaatttttattgaaatgtCTTGGGCGTACTGTGAAATGCCTTCACCCCAGCCCTCCCGAAAGTGCCTGGGAGGATGGAGGGGTTGAAAGATATATatccctcctctgcctttctcctccgcccccccatccccttcccaaTATTAAGATATTTCTCCTGGAAGGAGCTAGTATGAACCAGTCAGGATGGTGTGGTTTGAATTGTTGGGGGGGAAGTACGAGTTTTAAGCAAGCTGTTTAATGTACCTTTTCCGTCTTCAGCCCTCTCGCTTTTAAAGTCGATCCAGAGGCTACCAAGTCACCTCTTTTAATGGAAGAATATTAAGTGGCGTTTGAAAAGTTAATGAGAAAGGCTCAGCTAGGCTTTTATCTGTCAtaaattaataaagcaaaagTGAAGAATTAGAGAATAGATCGGTTAAATTTTAATGCAGAGCCCTCCTCCAAAGTTTCCAGGTAAAGTACTCAGGAGTTGATGGTGTTGCTGGGCTCGTTTTCCCTCCCGTCCGGGCAGAGGAATTGGCTTTTCCAGTTAGTTATCACCTGGAAATACATggttgggttccccccccccccccttggaaTCGCCCCTTCTCGCCCTTGGGCTGATGATATGTTGAGATTAAGCTAGAAAATGGCTGAAACGGGAACAGGCATCCAGGCTGGACCAGTGGCCTGGGAGGTCACTGAGAAGAGAACTGAGGAGAgctggcagcccctgcctgtACCTTTGCCAGTCCATGAGCACATCCTTTAGCAGAACATATATATTTCTCCTtgttaaagagattttttttcccccactccctTCAACAGTTAGTGGCCCGTATATTGGAAAGTGATTCATCCTCCGCCAGTAATAAATATTATAAGGATGTACTTCCAGCCTGTATCCTGTTTCATACCCTGCCTGCCCCTCGGCTGGTGGCCCCCGGCTCCTGCACCGGCGAGATAAAGAGAGGGCCAGTGGGTGAAAGGGGCGAGAAAGCTTTTTCCCCCCGATTTTTTACCAAGTCCCCAGTGGGACGCTGCCGCGCACATCAAACCCTGCTCAAGTCCCCTTCGTGGGGGGACGGGACCCTGCCCATGTcagcttgggggggggtggtggtgtgtgttttAAATCCACGGTGCTTGCAGCGGGGAAAAGTTTGGGCTGAGCGGGATTTTTTCCTCTGGCCCAAGGTGATGGCTGCTGGAAATGTCACTTTAGCTGATGCTCCTCTGCGCTGGCCTGGGCGAGGTGGGTCTTCTAGGGACAGAGCTGTTGTCGGGTctggcaaaagaaatgaaaaaagaaccCACCCCAAGAACCGGGCAGCGTCTGCAGCAGCCAGCCTTCGGGCTGCAGCCCCACAAGCCGGTTTCCATCCGGATCCTCCGcgcgggtgggagctggggctgctccgggggGGTTACCCGGCCCCGGGGGGAGcagagcggcggggccggccgctgCCAGCCCCTCCGGGCTGTAAACCCATCCTTCGCTACGCCGGGCAACTTTCTCCTCTGCTCCGAGCTCTGGCCTTGGAGGCGGCACAGAGGCACCTTCCCGTGTgtcacagccccccccagccacctcACTCTCATTTATTTGGCTTCAGAAATGATGGGGGAaacctctaattttttttccccctccccagctgctggtcCCCCAAATCTCTCTTACAGAGGGAGAGCGGTTATGGTCTGCCTAAGAGGGAGGTTTTTGTAGTTGGTGAGGAAATTCGCTGCTGATGTTTAGAGGAAAGCAAACACCCCCCGAacccccccgcccgcctcgctTTCCTGCCGGCCCGGGGGCCGGTAGCCGCTCCGCAGGCCGggcgggcaccggcagccccggggcgccGCGAAACCGGAGGTCAcggtttatttattatttttttttttttaaggttgaggGTGCAGCCTGATTGATttacccacacacacacttccatGGGCCTAATGCTGACCTCCCCCCTCTCCATGCCCTTGCAAGAAATCCGTGTACCGCAGGTGTAACTCTGACTTGCAAATGGCTTTATCTCTTGTGTATCTTATTTGTATATAGTAACGTTAATGAGTAACTCTTGTGGCGCTTGTGGATGGAGGTAAACAGCGAGCAATCTCTCTGGATTATCCTGTCTATTACTCACCTGGCGCCTGTCTTGATATCCTCAATGGTTTTATGGCTGATGCAGGCGAcccggcgctggggagggggggggtccgGCGGCGGGGGGGTCCGGCGGGGCGCCGGCGCCACCTCTCGGGCAGCCCGAGCAGTGCGGAGCGGCCCCCGAGGGGACCCACGGcccgtggggagggggacacggtaCCCACCGGGAGGGTGGCtcccgggggggtggggagggggggggaagcgAGCCagcgtgcccccccccccgacccacAGCGCGGCGGAGCTCGCCGCTGGCTTTGCTGGGAGCGGAGCTGGGCTTTACCCGCAGGAGTTTTAGCCCCCGAGTCCAAGTCTCTGGGAAAGTGGGGCTGGGCCCGCACCCCCGGCCCGAGGGGGGGGCACCGGAGCCgcaggggcccgggggggggggcaccgtcAGGGACACGGACACCGACACCCCCACGCGGCCCGGCGgtgcggccgcccgccgccgccgtcctGCTGGCTCGCTCGGCCCACGCTCCGCTATTAGTTAATTATTGATTGATTACAAGTGAAAATTTATGAccctctctcccccccgcccccccagcctcccGGCCCCCTCGCACGCACACACGCTCCTGCCCTCTGCAAACACTCCGAGGGAGGCGGGAGGCGTGTTGTTGTTTTTGGCCTTGACAGCTTCcaggaatatgaaatatttaagccCTTCGGTCGATCTCCCGTACC is a window of Mycteria americana isolate JAX WOST 10 ecotype Jacksonville Zoo and Gardens chromosome 13, USCA_MyAme_1.0, whole genome shotgun sequence DNA encoding:
- the TBX3 gene encoding T-box transcription factor TBX3 isoform X2; the encoded protein is MNIPMRDPVIPGTSMAYHPFLPHRAPDFAMSAVLGHQPPFFPALALPPNGAAALSLPGALAKPIMDQLVGAAETGIPFSSLGHQAAAHLRPLKTLEPEEEVEDDPKVHLEAKELWEQFHKRGTEMVITKSGRRMFPPFKVRCTGLDKKAKYILLMDIVAADDCRYKFHNSRWMVAGKADPEMPKRMYIHPDSPATGEQWMSKVVTFHKLKLTNNISDKHGFTILNSMHKYQPRFHIVRANDILKLPYSTFRTYVFPETEFIAVTAYQNDKITQLKIDNNPFAKGFRDTGNGRREKRKQLTLQSMRVYDERQKKENPTSDESSNEQTAFKCFAQSSCPAVPAVGTSSLKDLCPSEGDSDADSKDDPLLEANESGKISTTTAPTPAPASSAAAVGDDPREKGSSPSKSHFFPGDSAGSRSRERTEKAPPDSRHSPATISSSTRGGSLSGEELKSPLRDGPKVDENRLLGKEPFAPLTVQTDSTAHLSQGHLQNLGFPPALAGQQFFNPLGNGHPLLLHPGQFAMGGAFSGMAAGMGPLLATVSGASAGVSGLDNTVMATAAAQGLSGASAAALPFHLQQHVLASQGLAMSPFGSLFPYPYTYMAAAAAASSAASSSVHRHPFLNAVRPRLRYSPYPLPVPLPDGSSLLTTALPGLAAGSGEGKAGGLTTSPGSVPLDSASDLTSRSSTLSSGSVSLSPKLGADKEAATSELQNIQRLVSGLDPKQDRSRSGSP
- the TBX3 gene encoding T-box transcription factor TBX3 isoform X3, yielding MNIPMRDPVIPGTSMAYHPFLPHRAPDFAMSAVLGHQPPFFPALALPPNGAAALSLPGALAKPIMDQLVGAAETGIPFSSLGHQAAAHLRPLKTLEPEEEVEDDPKVHLEAKELWEQFHKRGTEMVITKSGRYKFHNSRWMVAGKADPEMPKRMYIHPDSPATGEQWMSKVVTFHKLKLTNNISDKHGFTILNSMHKYQPRFHIVRANDILKLPYSTFRTYVFPETEFIAVTAYQNDKITQLKIDNNPFAKGFRDTGNGRREKRKQLTLQSMRVYDERQKKENPTSDESSNEQTAFKCFAQSSCPAVPAVGTSSLKDLCPSEGDSDADSKDDPLLEANESGKISTTTAPTPAPASSAAAVGDDPREKGSSPSKSHFFPGDSAGSRSRERTEKAPPDSRHSPATISSSTRGGSLSGEELKSPLRDGPKVDENRLLGKEPFAPLTVQTDSTAHLSQGHLQNLGFPPALAGQQFFNPLGNGHPLLLHPGQFAMGGAFSGMAAGMGPLLATVSGASAGVSGLDNTVMATAAAQGLSGASAAALPFHLQQHVLASQGLAMSPFGSLFPYPYTYMAAAAAASSAASSSVHRHPFLNAVRPRLRYSPYPLPVPLPDGSSLLTTALPGLAAGSGEGKAGGLTTSPGSVPLDSASDLTSRSSTLSSGSVSLSPKLGADKEAATSELQNIQRLSFSFQVCNSFKHTPRPRGEIPPFLRAHCLNRSSPQKT
- the TBX3 gene encoding T-box transcription factor TBX3 isoform X1, whose translation is MNIPMRDPVIPGTSMAYHPFLPHRAPDFAMSAVLGHQPPFFPALALPPNGAAALSLPGALAKPIMDQLVGAAETGIPFSSLGHQAAAHLRPLKTLEPEEEVEDDPKVHLEAKELWEQFHKRGTEMVITKSGRRMFPPFKVRCTGLDKKAKYILLMDIVAADDCRYKFHNSRWMVAGKADPEMPKRMYIHPDSPATGEQWMSKVVTFHKLKLTNNISDKHGFTILNSMHKYQPRFHIVRANDILKLPYSTFRTYVFPETEFIAVTAYQNDKITQLKIDNNPFAKGFRDTGNGRREKRKQLTLQSMRVYDERQKKENPTSDESSNEQTAFKCFAQSSCPAVPAVGTSSLKDLCPSEGDSDADSKDDPLLEANESGKISTTTAPTPAPASSAAAVGDDPREKGSSPSKSHFFPGDSAGSRSRERTEKAPPDSRHSPATISSSTRGGSLSGEELKSPLRDGPKVDENRLLGKEPFAPLTVQTDSTAHLSQGHLQNLGFPPALAGQQFFNPLGNGHPLLLHPGQFAMGGAFSGMAAGMGPLLATVSGASAGVSGLDNTVMATAAAQGLSGASAAALPFHLQQHVLASQGLAMSPFGSLFPYPYTYMAAAAAASSAASSSVHRHPFLNAVRPRLRYSPYPLPVPLPDGSSLLTTALPGLAAGSGEGKAGGLTTSPGSVPLDSASDLTSRSSTLSSGSVSLSPKLGADKEAATSELQNIQRLSFSFQVCNSFKHTPRPRGEIPPFLRAHCLNRSSPQKT